In Microbispora sp. ZYX-F-249, a single genomic region encodes these proteins:
- a CDS encoding DNA cytosine methyltransferase, with translation MTTEAITVIDLFAGAGGLAQGFKQARLGYQTVFAVEIDPAAARTFKQNFGCPVYDGPIEKVSDEDYPKADVIIGGPPCQGFSPLGRDRDDASRAVLNELWQQYLRAVRLVRPKAFVIENVPEFQKSAQFARLLQLMETDKELKDYKFGYGVLNAADYGVPQNRRRGIFVAVRDVEEVPWPPEPTHGPNSPNNTPYVSLSATIADLPDYPERTEITVDESGRQDLHIRRTPTQKSLERYRAIPPGGNRFDLRRNRPDLEPRCWADKATGTTDVMGRLWWDRPSVTIRTEFYKPEKGRYLHPVHDRPITHREAARIQSFPDDFVFVGSKIEVARQIGNAVPPLLGQKLAQFVYDLAFSSGRP, from the coding sequence TTGACGACTGAGGCGATCACGGTGATCGACCTGTTCGCAGGCGCAGGGGGGCTTGCTCAAGGGTTCAAGCAGGCCAGACTCGGCTACCAGACCGTGTTCGCGGTCGAGATAGATCCAGCTGCGGCAAGAACCTTCAAGCAGAACTTCGGGTGCCCGGTCTACGACGGGCCTATCGAGAAGGTCTCCGACGAGGACTACCCCAAGGCCGACGTGATCATCGGAGGCCCTCCCTGTCAGGGATTCAGCCCGCTTGGGCGTGATCGGGACGACGCCAGCCGAGCCGTGCTTAACGAGCTGTGGCAGCAGTACTTGAGAGCCGTACGGTTAGTAAGGCCAAAGGCGTTTGTGATCGAGAATGTACCGGAGTTTCAAAAGTCGGCTCAGTTCGCGCGTCTGCTGCAGCTCATGGAGACGGATAAGGAACTCAAGGACTACAAGTTCGGATACGGAGTCCTCAACGCGGCTGATTATGGGGTCCCGCAGAACAGGAGGCGGGGAATCTTCGTCGCCGTACGCGACGTCGAGGAGGTTCCCTGGCCTCCAGAACCGACCCACGGCCCGAACTCGCCTAATAACACACCTTATGTATCTCTAAGCGCCACTATTGCAGATCTACCCGACTATCCCGAGCGAACAGAAATAACGGTCGATGAGTCCGGCCGGCAGGACCTCCATATCCGCCGGACTCCGACACAGAAATCCCTAGAGCGATACCGTGCGATCCCTCCTGGCGGAAATCGCTTCGATCTCAGACGAAATCGGCCAGACCTGGAGCCTCGTTGCTGGGCTGATAAGGCGACGGGAACAACTGACGTCATGGGGCGGCTGTGGTGGGATCGTCCCAGTGTGACGATTCGGACCGAGTTCTACAAGCCGGAAAAAGGGCGCTACCTGCACCCCGTTCATGATCGCCCCATCACTCACCGCGAAGCCGCGAGGATCCAGTCTTTTCCGGACGACTTCGTGTTCGTGGGCTCGAAGATCGAGGTTGCCCGTCAGATCGGCAACGCGGTGCCACCCTTACTTGGCCAGAAGCTTGCCCAATTTGTATATGACCTGGCTTTTTCCTCCGGACGCCCGTAG